A section of the Zavarzinella sp. genome encodes:
- a CDS encoding NAD(P)-dependent alcohol dehydrogenase — MKTTAAWHFSNPEQLIELVEIPVTENLPPDAVRLAVRATSLNYRDLINARQLANRNFSGVIPLSDGAGEIIEVGSEVTDFAIGDRVAGCFFQTWLSGPFQMAHHKAALGGSAPGMLAKEVVLPATGVVKIPDYLSFAEAACLPCAALTAFNALFQNTEQQALTGQTVLLQGTGGVSIFGLQMAVAAGAKTIITSSSDEKLNFARKFGAHHGINYQQTPDWGAEVLTITHQSGVQHILEVGGPGTLEKSLQAISTGGRISLIGVLTGFGAPTCSLFPLVSKNACLQGIYVGSREQFVRMNQFLTQHQIRPVIDRTFNFQDAREALNYLASGQHVGKVVVHHE, encoded by the coding sequence ATGAAAACGACCGCTGCGTGGCACTTTTCCAATCCTGAACAGCTCATTGAGCTGGTAGAAATTCCTGTTACCGAAAATCTCCCTCCGGATGCGGTGCGGTTAGCGGTACGTGCCACATCGCTGAATTACCGCGATCTCATCAATGCCCGCCAACTGGCCAATCGCAATTTCAGTGGGGTGATTCCTCTTTCCGATGGTGCGGGCGAAATTATCGAAGTAGGCAGCGAAGTTACTGATTTTGCAATCGGCGACCGTGTCGCGGGCTGTTTTTTCCAGACCTGGCTTTCAGGTCCGTTTCAAATGGCCCACCACAAGGCAGCGTTGGGTGGTAGTGCACCTGGAATGCTTGCCAAAGAAGTGGTGCTGCCCGCCACAGGCGTAGTGAAAATCCCCGATTATCTCTCATTTGCAGAGGCAGCCTGCCTGCCCTGTGCCGCACTCACTGCTTTTAATGCGTTGTTCCAAAACACGGAGCAGCAAGCACTTACAGGCCAAACGGTTCTGCTACAGGGAACCGGTGGGGTATCGATTTTCGGGCTACAAATGGCAGTTGCAGCTGGTGCCAAGACAATTATTACCTCCAGCAGCGATGAAAAACTGAATTTTGCCCGGAAATTTGGTGCCCACCATGGGATCAATTACCAGCAAACCCCTGACTGGGGTGCTGAAGTATTAACAATCACTCATCAATCGGGTGTGCAGCACATTCTCGAGGTTGGTGGGCCAGGGACACTGGAAAAATCTCTGCAGGCAATTAGCACTGGTGGCAGAATTTCGCTGATTGGGGTACTGACCGGTTTTGGTGCCCCCACGTGCAGTCTGTTTCCGCTGGTATCCAAAAATGCCTGCCTGCAAGGGATTTATGTCGGTAGCCGCGAGCAATTTGTGCGAATGAACCAGTTTCTGACGCAGCACCAGATTCGACCTGTCATTGATCGCACGTTCAATTTTCAGGACGCTCGCGAGGCACTGAACTACCTGGCCAGTGGTCAGCACGTGGGCAAAGTGGTGGTGCACCACGAATAA
- a CDS encoding MFS transporter, which yields MEAAPSSERKKIRFTRKEWQLLLILAAIQFTSLLDFVIMMPLAPMLRSQLSLNPNQFGYVVASYGITAFIGSIIASSWLDRMSRKTALLVLYGGFLLATAWCGLAESFEMLLTARSVAGLFGGVVGSAIMAIIGDHFQDSRRGTAIGLVMSSFALASIAGVPLGLLIAENAGYRAPFLVIAGGAALIWIFAAFVMPPMREHLQHPDAKSRIIDLVRVPRYYWAYLFSLTLTFGSFMVIPFIADYATKNIGTKETHLKYVYLVAGCVTLITTNLIGRLSDHFGKLVVFRVVCFGSVIFSLIFTHLGQSSLGMVFLVTSGFMVFTSGRMVPGSALTTNMVKPQIRAGFMSLVTALQYAGMGIASILGGLIIRDSSGGKLLGYGTMGLLAAASMMISILIAGQLRQYPTTER from the coding sequence ATGGAGGCCGCACCATCATCGGAACGCAAAAAGATTCGATTTACTCGGAAAGAATGGCAATTACTTCTGATTCTGGCGGCAATCCAATTCACCAGTCTACTCGATTTTGTCATCATGATGCCACTGGCACCCATGTTGCGAAGTCAGCTCTCATTAAATCCTAATCAATTTGGCTATGTCGTTGCCAGTTATGGGATTACCGCCTTCATCGGAAGTATTATTGCATCCAGTTGGCTGGATCGGATGAGCCGAAAAACAGCACTGTTGGTGCTGTATGGCGGTTTTCTCCTGGCAACCGCCTGGTGCGGACTGGCGGAATCGTTTGAAATGCTGCTCACGGCACGCTCAGTTGCCGGTTTGTTTGGTGGGGTGGTGGGATCGGCGATTATGGCCATTATCGGCGATCATTTTCAGGACTCACGGCGTGGGACCGCCATTGGGTTGGTGATGTCCTCATTTGCACTGGCAAGTATTGCTGGTGTCCCATTGGGGCTGTTAATCGCAGAAAATGCAGGGTATCGGGCACCGTTTCTGGTCATTGCAGGTGGGGCGGCACTGATATGGATCTTTGCCGCGTTTGTGATGCCGCCAATGCGGGAGCATTTACAGCATCCCGATGCGAAAAGCCGGATCATCGATCTCGTACGGGTGCCTCGGTATTACTGGGCGTATCTGTTCAGCCTGACTTTGACCTTTGGCAGTTTCATGGTGATTCCGTTCATTGCCGACTATGCCACAAAAAACATCGGCACCAAAGAAACCCACCTGAAGTATGTTTATCTGGTGGCGGGGTGCGTCACATTGATTACCACCAATTTGATTGGTCGTCTTTCGGATCATTTTGGCAAATTAGTTGTGTTTCGCGTGGTTTGTTTCGGTTCCGTCATTTTTTCGCTGATTTTCACCCACCTGGGGCAAAGTTCGCTGGGAATGGTCTTTCTGGTCACCAGTGGCTTCATGGTATTTACTTCGGGTCGTATGGTGCCAGGTAGTGCACTGACCACCAATATGGTGAAACCGCAGATCCGTGCCGGATTTATGAGCCTGGTAACCGCACTGCAGTACGCAGGGATGGGCATTGCGAGTATTTTAGGTGGGCTGATTATTCGAGATTCATCAGGTGGAAAGCTGCTGGGTTATGGCACCATGGGGCTGCTGGCAGCAGCTTCAATGATGATCAGTATCCTGATTGCCGGACAACTCCGGCAGTATCCCACAACAGAAAGGTAA